In Flavobacteriales bacterium, one genomic interval encodes:
- a CDS encoding adenosylcobalamin-dependent ribonucleoside-diphosphate reductase, giving the protein MSALTLFETNVKNQTNSETKKRPLVFGKDEVLANAMEYFHGDELAATTWMNKYALRNVTGDLVESSPIDMHRRMAKEFARIEAKYPKVEPIQRAQLSAYGQKRKPMAEEHIFQLFDGFRDVVPQGSVMASLGDPYRLASLSNCVVLPSPQDSYGGIFRNDQQLAQLFKRRCGVGFDLSTLRPAGAAVSNAARTSTGAVSFMERFSNTTREVAQKGRRGALMLTMDIAHPDVEEFITMKQDLQKVTGANVSVRVSDAFLKAVEEDTEFTQQWPVDSKDPKITKTIKARELWNTLVTCAHNTAEPGIIFWDRQHHYSTSSVYPDFRNASTNPCSEIAMQGGDSCRLIAINMHSFVKDPFTSNPWFDHDRFAEVSYEAQRLMDDLVDLELEAVDRILAKIDSDPEPDDVKLVERSTWQLLRDTGKKGRRTGLGFTGLADAIAALGLKYDSDGAREAVEDIMKTKCRAEFDSSIDMAIERGAFQAFDPAVERTSEFVQMLSEELPEVHDRMMKYGRRNISLSTVAPTGSLSLLTRTSSGIEPVYMLSYTRRRKIMGNDPSVEANFTDAQGDQWEEFTVHHPRLLEWMKVTGKTNTSESPYQGSTANDIDHKRRVRMQAVVQKYTTHSISSTINLPSTATVEEVGNIYLDAWQNGLKGITVYRDGSRSGVLVATTEKKDETNAHHGKRPERLEADILRFNNETEPWLAVVGKLDGRPYEIFTGKAEGVFELPRWVKNGWVVKRRDPNNKKNVYDLEYADAEGFRASVQGLSRSFEKEYWNYAILISGMMRQGMPLPQVVDVVTNLNLYDATLNTWKNGVARALQRYIADGTQATGRQCVDCGDKDGLYYEEGCLKCKSCGGSKCG; this is encoded by the coding sequence ATGTCAGCACTTACCTTGTTCGAGACCAACGTGAAGAACCAAACGAATAGCGAAACGAAGAAACGTCCTCTGGTCTTTGGTAAGGATGAGGTACTGGCCAATGCGATGGAGTATTTCCATGGTGATGAGTTGGCTGCGACCACCTGGATGAACAAGTATGCCTTGCGCAATGTAACAGGCGATCTGGTGGAATCTTCACCAATTGATATGCACCGCAGGATGGCCAAGGAATTCGCCCGCATTGAAGCGAAGTACCCGAAAGTGGAACCAATACAACGTGCGCAACTTTCGGCTTATGGTCAAAAGCGCAAGCCAATGGCCGAAGAGCACATTTTCCAACTTTTCGATGGTTTTCGGGACGTCGTTCCGCAGGGTAGCGTAATGGCTTCATTGGGTGATCCATATCGCCTAGCATCGTTGAGTAATTGCGTTGTACTTCCGTCGCCACAGGATTCTTATGGAGGTATTTTCCGGAACGATCAACAACTCGCGCAGCTCTTCAAACGGCGGTGTGGCGTGGGTTTTGATCTGAGCACCCTGCGGCCAGCCGGCGCGGCGGTGAGCAATGCAGCACGTACCAGCACGGGTGCCGTTTCGTTCATGGAACGCTTCAGCAACACCACGCGGGAAGTTGCACAGAAGGGTAGGAGAGGTGCGTTGATGTTGACCATGGACATCGCTCATCCGGATGTGGAGGAGTTCATCACCATGAAACAGGATCTACAGAAGGTCACCGGAGCGAATGTGAGCGTGCGCGTGAGCGATGCGTTCCTGAAAGCAGTAGAGGAAGATACCGAGTTCACCCAGCAGTGGCCGGTGGACTCCAAGGACCCGAAGATCACCAAGACCATAAAGGCGCGCGAACTGTGGAACACGTTGGTCACTTGCGCTCACAACACCGCAGAACCGGGTATCATTTTTTGGGATCGTCAACATCACTATTCCACTTCATCGGTTTATCCGGATTTCCGGAATGCGAGCACCAATCCATGTAGCGAGATCGCCATGCAAGGCGGTGACAGCTGCCGGTTGATCGCGATCAATATGCACAGTTTCGTCAAGGATCCATTCACATCCAACCCTTGGTTCGATCATGATCGTTTCGCTGAAGTATCCTATGAAGCGCAGCGTTTGATGGATGACCTGGTGGACCTTGAATTGGAAGCCGTGGACCGGATCCTGGCCAAGATCGATAGCGATCCCGAACCCGATGATGTGAAACTTGTTGAGCGCTCTACCTGGCAACTGTTACGTGATACGGGTAAGAAAGGGCGTCGAACAGGCCTCGGTTTTACCGGTCTTGCGGATGCCATTGCTGCGCTAGGTCTAAAGTACGACAGCGACGGTGCACGGGAGGCTGTGGAGGATATTATGAAGACCAAATGCCGCGCGGAATTCGACAGCAGCATCGATATGGCGATCGAACGTGGCGCGTTCCAAGCCTTTGATCCGGCTGTTGAACGCACTTCGGAATTCGTACAGATGTTGAGCGAGGAACTACCCGAAGTGCATGATCGCATGATGAAGTATGGTCGCCGCAACATCAGTTTGAGCACGGTTGCACCTACCGGTTCGTTGAGCCTGCTTACGCGCACCAGCAGTGGCATTGAACCCGTTTACATGTTGAGCTATACCCGTAGACGCAAGATCATGGGCAACGATCCAAGCGTCGAGGCCAACTTCACCGATGCGCAAGGTGATCAGTGGGAGGAATTTACCGTACACCACCCGCGTTTGTTGGAGTGGATGAAGGTTACAGGGAAGACCAATACCTCGGAAAGTCCATACCAAGGATCTACCGCGAACGACATTGATCACAAGCGGCGCGTGCGCATGCAGGCTGTGGTGCAGAAGTACACTACACATTCAATTAGCAGCACCATCAACCTTCCAAGCACGGCCACGGTCGAAGAAGTTGGGAACATCTATTTGGATGCTTGGCAGAATGGGTTGAAAGGCATCACCGTGTATCGCGATGGAAGCCGAAGCGGTGTTCTGGTGGCGACAACTGAAAAGAAAGACGAGACGAACGCACACCACGGTAAGCGCCCCGAGCGGTTGGAAGCCGACATCCTGCGGTTCAACAACGAAACAGAGCCGTGGTTGGCTGTTGTGGGAAAGTTGGATGGCAGGCCATACGAGATCTTCACCGGAAAGGCGGAAGGTGTTTTCGAACTACCACGTTGGGTGAAGAACGGCTGGGTCGTAAAGCGACGCGATCCAAACAACAAGAAGAACGTGTACGATCTGGAGTACGCGGATGCCGAAGGATTCCGCGCATCGGTGCAAGGGTTGAGCCGCAGTTTCGAGAAGGAGTATTGGAACTACGCGATCCTGATCAGTGGCATGATGCGCCAAGGTATGCCGCTACCGCAAGTGGTTGATGTGGTGACCAACTTGAACCTATATGACGCCACCCTGAACACATGGAAGAACGGTGTGGCACGAGCCCTGCAACGCTACATAGCAGATGGTACGCAAGCAACGGGCCGCCAGTGCGTTGATTGTGGGGACAAGGACGGCTTGTACTATGAAGAAGGCTGCCTGAAGTGCAAGAGCTGTGGTGGTTCAAAGTGCGGGTAG
- a CDS encoding GxxExxY protein, whose amino-acid sequence MQHKELTENLIGCAMTVHRALGPGFQESVYQNALAHELQKLGFRVACEQRIQVQYDTVIVGNFIADMLVNEMVLIENKAVQVFHLKHEVQVVNYLTATGIDVGLLLNFGADSLGFKRKYRRFHMMKD is encoded by the coding sequence ATTCAGCACAAAGAACTTACTGAGAATCTTATCGGATGCGCAATGACAGTGCATCGAGCGTTGGGGCCAGGATTTCAGGAGTCTGTTTATCAGAATGCATTGGCGCATGAGCTGCAGAAACTAGGATTTCGCGTGGCTTGCGAGCAACGTATCCAAGTGCAATATGATACTGTTATCGTTGGAAATTTCATTGCGGATATGTTGGTGAATGAGATGGTCCTTATCGAGAACAAGGCGGTTCAGGTGTTCCATCTTAAGCACGAAGTACAAGTGGTGAATTACCTCACCGCAACAGGGATCGACGTTGGGCTTCTATTGAATTTCGGAGCGGACAGTCTTGGTTTCAAACGCAAGTACCGGAGGTTCCACATGATGAAGGATTGA
- a CDS encoding cytochrome c, producing MSEKQVVPNGSNNPSGVGVRQRRTVYFVLIGLFILQTGLTYTVSTEAPIPAAELNASAQRGESLYREFNCTACHQFYGLGGYMGPDLTNVTITKGKGPEYARAFIIHGSGRMPALGVSKEQADDLVAFLEAVAATGTYPIRNVDLTPWGTYREMHSNAK from the coding sequence ATGTCCGAAAAGCAAGTTGTGCCGAACGGGTCGAATAACCCGAGTGGAGTTGGTGTACGCCAGCGCCGTACGGTCTATTTTGTGTTGATCGGTCTGTTCATCCTGCAAACTGGGCTCACCTACACCGTCTCTACGGAAGCGCCAATACCTGCGGCTGAACTCAACGCATCTGCCCAACGGGGTGAATCGCTTTACCGCGAATTCAACTGCACGGCCTGTCACCAGTTCTACGGTCTAGGTGGATATATGGGCCCCGACCTGACCAATGTTACTATTACAAAAGGGAAAGGACCGGAGTACGCACGTGCCTTCATCATCCATGGCTCTGGGCGCATGCCTGCGTTAGGTGTATCGAAGGAGCAGGCCGATGACCTGGTCGCTTTCCTCGAAGCGGTGGCTGCTACAGGTACTTATCCTATCCGGAATGTGGACCTTACACCATGGGGCACCTACCGCGAAATGCACAGCAATGCGAAGTGA
- a CDS encoding cbb3-type cytochrome c oxidase subunit I, with protein sequence MRSEFTPAKGFIVAGLLALWCGALFGVIGSWQHVVPNVIDAIPFVKSRPLHVSLVIAWIFLTAVGGVYHYLPKIVGAPLHSTRLAWLHLAVFVGTGFAVIVSYFMGRFGGREYWEFPPALGIPIALSWGLLIYNFFRTAKKHNGPWPAYLWMWATGVVFFLVTFAEANLYLFPHFTGNMVRELTVQWKAYGALTGSWNLLVYGTAMVVMERSTGNTVIARSKIAYLLFGLGFTNLLFGWAHHIYPVPSALWIRILAYAISMTEWIILARMIHQWRATIDEGKRGSSTLFGRFLFASEAWVFLNLGLALLISIPAINLFTHGTHITVAHAMGSTIGINTTILFASVFFITRKQYSSALRTGFWTFNISLLVFWLCLIGAGLVKGYFTVMTDLPFQIIMEKAWPFIAGFAVSGIGLFTGLSMLVWGALEALLAPGPTEEARLNGTIGIDLAKVDASRRNGESKTPVHQR encoded by the coding sequence ATGCGAAGTGAGTTCACACCCGCCAAGGGATTTATTGTTGCTGGTCTCCTGGCCTTGTGGTGCGGCGCGCTGTTCGGTGTCATAGGATCATGGCAACATGTTGTGCCGAACGTGATCGATGCCATACCATTCGTGAAGTCAAGGCCGTTGCATGTGTCGTTAGTGATCGCGTGGATCTTCCTCACCGCAGTAGGTGGTGTGTACCACTATCTGCCAAAGATCGTTGGTGCACCGTTGCATTCTACGCGTCTGGCGTGGTTGCATTTAGCCGTGTTCGTTGGAACAGGCTTCGCCGTTATTGTATCGTACTTCATGGGCCGCTTCGGTGGTAGAGAATACTGGGAATTTCCGCCTGCTTTAGGTATTCCGATCGCCTTGTCTTGGGGTCTGTTGATCTACAACTTCTTCCGAACAGCGAAAAAGCACAATGGTCCATGGCCTGCGTATTTGTGGATGTGGGCCACAGGTGTGGTCTTCTTCCTGGTCACCTTTGCCGAAGCGAACCTTTACCTCTTTCCGCACTTCACGGGCAATATGGTGCGCGAGCTCACCGTGCAGTGGAAAGCCTATGGAGCGCTCACGGGTTCATGGAACCTCCTGGTGTACGGCACCGCAATGGTGGTGATGGAGCGCAGCACCGGCAACACCGTTATAGCCCGGTCGAAGATCGCTTACCTTTTGTTCGGTCTCGGCTTCACCAACCTGCTTTTCGGTTGGGCGCATCATATCTATCCGGTCCCATCGGCGTTGTGGATCCGCATCCTGGCCTATGCGATCAGCATGACGGAATGGATCATCCTTGCCCGTATGATCCATCAATGGCGAGCTACGATCGATGAAGGAAAGCGCGGTAGTTCCACGCTCTTCGGTCGCTTTCTTTTCGCCAGCGAAGCGTGGGTGTTCTTGAATCTTGGACTCGCTTTACTCATCTCCATACCCGCGATAAATCTCTTCACCCACGGCACACACATCACGGTAGCACATGCCATGGGAAGCACCATCGGAATTAACACCACGATCCTCTTTGCATCGGTGTTCTTCATCACACGCAAACAGTATTCGAGTGCACTTCGCACAGGGTTCTGGACTTTCAATATCTCGCTGCTCGTGTTCTGGCTTTGCTTGATCGGCGCCGGTTTGGTAAAGGGCTACTTCACGGTGATGACCGACCTGCCATTCCAAATTATCATGGAGAAGGCGTGGCCCTTCATTGCGGGTTTCGCGGTAAGCGGGATCGGATTGTTCACGGGCTTGAGCATGTTGGTATGGGGTGCATTGGAGGCGTTGTTGGCTCCCGGTCCCACGGAAGAAGCACGTTTGAACGGGACCATTGGGATTGATCTTGCCAAGGTGGATGCGAGCCGACGGAATGGAGAATCGAAAACACCGGTACATCAGCGATGA
- the nadA gene encoding quinolinate synthase NadA, producing the protein MNVERNIAGAEVLGLSPYELVEGIQRLKKERNAIILAHYYQTPDIQELADFVGDSLALAKAADKTGADVILFAGVHFMAETAKILNPQRTVLLPDLDAGCSLADSAPPEKFKAFIDAHPDHVVVSYINCSAEVKAMSDIICTSSNAVRVVNSIPSEKPIIFAPDKHLGAYVQRVTGRELLLWDGVCEVHVEISIDKLKLLLGKHPDAKLIAHPECPPEILAEADHVGSTSSLLEFVQSDPARTFIVATEAGILHKMRAAAPDKELIPAPAHANNTCACSECPYMKMNTVEKVYSALLNGSPEIVLNEQVRQRAELALRNMMQLG; encoded by the coding sequence ATGAACGTTGAGCGGAACATAGCCGGAGCGGAGGTGCTGGGCCTTAGCCCCTACGAGCTCGTAGAGGGTATCCAGCGTCTGAAGAAGGAAAGGAACGCCATTATCCTAGCGCACTATTACCAAACACCGGACATTCAGGAATTGGCGGATTTCGTTGGCGATAGCCTAGCGTTGGCCAAAGCTGCCGACAAGACCGGTGCCGATGTGATCCTTTTTGCCGGTGTGCATTTCATGGCGGAAACCGCTAAGATCCTTAATCCGCAACGAACGGTTCTACTACCTGATCTCGATGCCGGATGTTCCCTCGCCGATTCTGCACCACCGGAGAAATTCAAGGCGTTCATCGATGCCCATCCGGATCATGTTGTTGTGAGCTACATCAACTGCAGTGCTGAGGTGAAGGCGATGAGCGATATCATCTGCACCAGCAGCAATGCGGTGCGTGTGGTGAACAGTATCCCATCGGAAAAGCCGATCATCTTCGCGCCGGACAAACATTTAGGTGCCTATGTACAACGCGTTACAGGACGGGAACTACTGCTGTGGGACGGCGTATGCGAAGTGCATGTGGAGATCAGCATAGACAAACTGAAGTTGTTACTTGGTAAACATCCCGATGCAAAGCTGATCGCACATCCTGAATGTCCGCCGGAGATCTTGGCCGAAGCGGATCATGTAGGGTCCACATCCTCATTACTGGAATTCGTGCAGAGTGATCCGGCCCGTACCTTTATTGTGGCCACCGAAGCTGGTATCCTTCATAAGATGCGCGCTGCGGCACCGGATAAGGAATTGATCCCGGCACCGGCTCATGCGAACAACACCTGCGCGTGTAGCGAATGCCCATACATGAAAATGAACACGGTGGAAAAGGTCTATTCTGCTTTGTTGAACGGATCGCCGGAGATCGTGTTGAATGAACAGGTCCGTCAACGTGCAGAGTTGGCGTTGCGGAATATGATGCAACTGGGATGA
- the nadB gene encoding L-aspartate oxidase produces the protein MKRPLKVIVVGGGVAGMSFALRLIDLMGRGEVDIRLISKAPVETSNSHAAQGGVAAVIHPGDSWEQHRDDTIAVGAGRCDVEVVERVVREGPACIQELMDIGARFDKDPQGRLDAASEGGHHAPRVVHHSDHTGAEIVRVLQHKVRNAQDISITETLVALDLLIAEDHRGRRCHGVRTVDIHSHQVREHFADVVVLATGGAGQVYRHTTNPVGATGSGVAMAVRAGVPLRDMAFVQFHPTALFDPRRKGVFLISEAVRGAGAVLLHPDGTRLMQGLHPMADLAPRNIVARAIHTVMREQSVPHVWLDATRIGGQRFAREFPRILAHCKAIGIDPTKEPIPVMPAAHYLCGGIRTDAKGCTALQGLYALGECASSGLHGADRLASNSLLEALVIPRHAAAAVMIAEWPGSMLEDIELGRYVDTEHSSAIDTMVVELRDMMTDQVGIMRDHAGLRSAHHVLLSMSAQMERAWKEGERSLSFYELRDMVSVGRAICEQAIAEPRNAGTHWNNDFAPLQHIRTDTTFSAS, from the coding sequence ATGAAGCGGCCTTTGAAAGTTATCGTTGTTGGTGGTGGTGTCGCAGGCATGTCATTCGCACTTCGACTCATCGACTTAATGGGCCGGGGTGAAGTGGATATCCGTTTGATCTCCAAAGCACCCGTAGAAACCAGCAATTCCCATGCAGCCCAAGGTGGTGTAGCGGCTGTGATCCATCCGGGCGATTCATGGGAACAGCATCGTGATGATACGATCGCTGTTGGTGCCGGCAGATGTGACGTGGAAGTAGTGGAACGTGTGGTGCGTGAAGGACCTGCGTGCATCCAAGAGCTAATGGATATTGGAGCGCGATTCGATAAAGATCCTCAAGGACGATTGGATGCGGCTTCGGAAGGAGGGCACCATGCTCCACGGGTGGTCCATCATAGCGATCATACGGGCGCGGAGATCGTGCGCGTGTTGCAACATAAGGTGCGTAACGCACAAGATATTTCGATCACGGAAACACTCGTAGCGCTGGACCTGCTGATCGCTGAAGATCATCGAGGCCGTCGCTGTCACGGTGTGCGCACCGTCGATATTCATTCCCATCAAGTGCGCGAGCATTTCGCAGATGTGGTAGTGCTGGCAACGGGCGGCGCGGGCCAGGTCTATCGGCATACGACCAATCCTGTTGGTGCCACGGGTAGTGGTGTGGCCATGGCCGTGCGTGCCGGCGTGCCGTTACGCGATATGGCCTTTGTGCAATTCCATCCCACAGCCTTATTCGATCCACGGCGGAAGGGAGTTTTCCTGATCAGCGAAGCCGTGCGCGGTGCTGGTGCGGTACTTTTACATCCCGATGGCACGCGTTTGATGCAAGGGTTGCACCCGATGGCCGATCTGGCACCACGCAACATAGTGGCACGCGCCATCCATACCGTTATGCGCGAACAAAGTGTACCCCATGTTTGGCTGGATGCAACGCGCATCGGTGGTCAACGTTTTGCACGCGAGTTCCCGAGGATCCTAGCACATTGCAAAGCGATCGGAATTGATCCCACCAAGGAACCCATTCCTGTAATGCCGGCCGCGCATTATTTGTGCGGTGGTATTCGAACCGATGCGAAGGGGTGTACCGCGTTACAAGGATTATATGCGCTCGGCGAATGTGCTTCCAGCGGATTGCATGGTGCCGATCGTTTGGCAAGCAATTCATTGTTGGAGGCTCTAGTGATCCCACGCCATGCAGCCGCTGCGGTCATGATCGCTGAATGGCCAGGTTCAATGCTCGAGGACATCGAGCTGGGGCGTTACGTGGATACGGAACATTCTTCCGCGATCGATACCATGGTCGTTGAATTGCGCGATATGATGACGGACCAAGTGGGCATCATGCGAGATCACGCCGGTTTGCGCAGCGCCCATCATGTTTTGTTATCGATGAGCGCACAAATGGAACGAGCTTGGAAGGAAGGTGAACGCTCTCTTTCATTCTATGAACTCCGCGATATGGTTTCGGTCGGCCGGGCCATTTGCGAACAAGCCATTGCCGAACCGCGCAATGCCGGCACGCATTGGAACAACGACTTTGCGCCGCTTCAACACATACGAACAGACACAACATTCAGTGCTTCATGA
- a CDS encoding tellurite resistance/C4-dicarboxylate transporter family protein, translating into MDKLSPRILEMIKGLSPAYFAMVMATGIVSIASQLLGMTGIARAMFMLNIFAYAVLLACTILRFILYRPEFFKDLFSHTNGVGFFTLVTATCVLGSQSVLLNGDYGMALILWVVGIVLWLIVTYTVFITFTIKEDKPPLEVGINGAWLLAVVSTQALAVLSAQLSMHFEAHKLIINFFAFSMWLWGGMQYIWMISLIFYRYTFFKFSPSDLSPPYWINMGAMAISTLAGSLLIMNSPHAPFLFSTLAFLKGFSIFYWATGTWWIPMLIILAYWRHIYKKFPLTYDPLYWGAVFPLGMYTACTFMAAKAMDLEFLMPIPKYFIYVALLAWSTAFIGLIRKLVNDLFYAGAQ; encoded by the coding sequence ATGGATAAACTATCACCTCGTATCCTAGAGATGATCAAAGGCTTGTCCCCCGCCTATTTCGCTATGGTGATGGCGACCGGTATTGTCTCCATCGCATCCCAGTTGTTGGGGATGACCGGCATCGCCAGGGCCATGTTCATGTTGAACATCTTCGCCTATGCGGTCCTGCTGGCGTGTACGATCCTGCGCTTCATTTTATATAGGCCTGAGTTCTTCAAGGACCTGTTCAGCCATACCAACGGCGTCGGGTTCTTTACGTTGGTCACCGCCACCTGTGTGCTAGGTTCCCAGTCCGTGTTGCTGAATGGAGATTATGGGATGGCGCTGATCCTATGGGTGGTCGGGATCGTTCTGTGGCTGATCGTCACCTACACCGTGTTCATCACCTTCACCATCAAGGAGGACAAGCCTCCACTGGAGGTCGGGATCAACGGTGCGTGGTTGCTCGCAGTGGTGTCCACGCAAGCCTTGGCCGTCCTCAGTGCGCAGCTGTCCATGCACTTCGAAGCGCACAAGCTGATCATTAATTTCTTCGCGTTCTCCATGTGGCTTTGGGGCGGCATGCAGTACATCTGGATGATCTCGCTGATCTTCTACCGGTATACTTTTTTCAAATTCTCCCCGAGCGATCTTTCACCGCCGTATTGGATCAACATGGGCGCCATGGCGATCTCCACCCTAGCTGGGTCGCTGCTCATTATGAATTCTCCCCACGCGCCCTTCCTGTTCTCAACACTGGCCTTCCTCAAGGGCTTCTCGATCTTCTACTGGGCCACCGGTACTTGGTGGATCCCGATGCTGATCATCCTTGCCTATTGGAGGCATATCTACAAGAAATTCCCGCTCACGTATGACCCGCTCTATTGGGGCGCGGTCTTCCCCTTGGGCATGTACACGGCGTGCACGTTCATGGCGGCGAAAGCCATGGATCTTGAGTTCTTGATGCCGATCCCTAAGTACTTCATCTATGTGGCCCTGCTTGCTTGGTCCACGGCGTTCATCGGGTTGATCCGTAAACTGGTGAATGACCTCTTTTACGCTGGAGCACAATAA
- the moaA gene encoding GTP 3',8-cyclase MoaA has product MNEQGTLLTDTFGRRHDYLRISLTERCNMRCFYCMPEEGIELRPREEFMRQEELLAIASTFVSMGVRKIRLTGGEPLVRRDAADLIEGLARLPVELAITTNGVLVDRFIDVFDRAGVRNVNVSLDTLNAERMQRITRRDYFKEVKTNISLLMEKGYDVKVNTVLIRGTNDDEICDFVQWTMDEGIRVRFIEFMPFDGNKWDWSKGVSLQEVLDMVGTRFGADNIERLQDGPHDTAKHYRIKGHKGSFAVISTVTNPFCDSCNRLRLTADGRMKNCLFSGTETDLLSAYRKGEDITELIRSTVLHKKKARGGMDTMEAFSDPVNHTGNRTMQSIGG; this is encoded by the coding sequence ATGAACGAACAGGGCACGCTGTTGACGGACACTTTCGGAAGAAGGCACGACTATCTCCGGATCTCTCTGACGGAGCGGTGCAACATGCGGTGTTTCTACTGCATGCCGGAGGAGGGGATCGAACTTCGGCCACGGGAAGAGTTCATGCGGCAGGAGGAATTGCTTGCAATTGCCAGCACGTTCGTTTCCATGGGTGTGCGCAAGATCCGCCTTACCGGTGGTGAACCCTTGGTGCGCCGCGATGCCGCAGATCTCATTGAAGGTCTGGCCCGACTCCCCGTGGAGTTGGCGATCACAACCAACGGCGTACTGGTGGACCGGTTCATTGATGTATTCGATCGAGCTGGTGTCCGCAATGTGAACGTAAGCTTGGACACACTGAACGCCGAACGGATGCAACGGATCACGCGACGCGACTATTTCAAGGAGGTGAAGACCAACATCAGCTTACTGATGGAAAAGGGTTACGATGTGAAAGTGAACACGGTGCTGATCCGCGGAACGAACGACGATGAGATCTGTGATTTCGTTCAATGGACAATGGATGAAGGCATCCGGGTCCGCTTCATCGAGTTCATGCCCTTCGACGGGAACAAGTGGGACTGGAGCAAGGGTGTCTCCTTGCAGGAAGTCCTTGACATGGTGGGGACCCGCTTCGGAGCGGACAACATCGAACGGCTCCAGGACGGCCCACATGACACGGCCAAGCACTACCGGATCAAAGGACACAAAGGTTCGTTCGCGGTCATCAGTACGGTGACCAATCCGTTCTGCGATTCGTGCAACCGGCTACGCCTTACGGCGGATGGCCGGATGAAGAACTGCCTGTTCTCGGGCACCGAGACCGACCTGTTGAGCGCCTACCGCAAAGGAGAGGACATCACCGAGTTGATCCGTAGCACCGTACTCCACAAGAAAAAGGCACGCGGAGGGATGGATACCATGGAAGCGTTCAGCGATCCGGTCAACCACACCGGAAATAGAACGATGCAGTCCATTGGCGGCTGA
- a CDS encoding hemerythrin domain-containing protein, which translates to MKIIDPVTKKRLDNKGPKLDPSLKKTDPLQRNVEKGLEDEENSPMDPPDAYGGAVIEDVPYEAMHALLRRYMDDHKNAVEMIERFDKALAKYKDQQYRMDETISTDFHDFFEYFDDGLLDHNRREERQLFPLLHSKLVASGEHSIDKTPRTAIDLMEDDHVKFIQLGALCFNMLGLAAHLHDARSAAFVLDTACNTGRELTELLRLHIHREDNILFPLAHKLITTNEFDGIAN; encoded by the coding sequence ATGAAGATCATTGACCCTGTAACCAAGAAACGATTGGATAATAAAGGCCCCAAGCTGGACCCGAGCCTGAAGAAGACCGACCCGCTCCAGAGGAACGTGGAGAAAGGCTTGGAGGACGAGGAGAACTCACCCATGGATCCGCCGGATGCTTACGGTGGCGCAGTGATCGAGGACGTACCTTATGAAGCAATGCATGCCTTGCTCCGGCGCTATATGGACGATCACAAGAATGCGGTGGAAATGATCGAGCGCTTCGATAAGGCGCTAGCGAAATATAAGGACCAGCAATATCGGATGGACGAGACGATCAGCACGGACTTCCATGACTTCTTTGAATACTTCGACGATGGATTGCTCGATCACAACCGTCGCGAGGAAAGACAATTATTTCCGCTGCTGCACAGCAAGCTCGTCGCCTCTGGTGAGCACAGCATCGATAAGACCCCGCGCACAGCGATCGACCTGATGGAGGATGACCATGTGAAATTCATCCAGCTCGGAGCCTTGTGTTTCAACATGCTTGGCCTTGCGGCACACCTTCATGATGCCCGCTCGGCCGCGTTCGTGCTGGACACGGCATGCAACACGGGCCGGGAGCTCACGGAATTACTCCGCCTGCATATCCATCGTGAGGACAACATCCTATTCCCGCTTGCACACAAGCTGATCACCACCAACGAGTTCGATGGCATCGCGAACTGA